TCCGCAATTTTTCTAAGGTTTAAGCGACCTTGTGGATCTCTTCAAGGAAGATCTGTACTTCGTGTGTCAAACGATCAGCCTGTGCAGCCATTTGTTCGGACGCGGCGAAAACCTCGTGCGCGGTGCCGCTGGCGCGTTCGGCGGCGTTGGTCACGTCCTGGATGTCGTCGGACACGGCGCGGGTGCCCGACGCCGCCTGTTCCATGCTGCCGACGATGTTGCGGATGGCCCCGCCCTGGCGTTCGATGGCCGACGCGATGCCGCCCGCGATGCCGTTGATGTCGTGGATGGTGCGGGCGATGCCGACGATGGCGCCCACCGCCTGATCGGTGGACGACTGGATGTTGGCGATCTGGCTGGCGATGTCGCCGGTGGCCCGCCCGGTCTGGTCGGCCAGCCGCTTCACCTCCTGCGCCACCACGGCGAAGCCCTTGCCGGCCTCGCCCGCGCGGGCGGCCTCGATGGTGGCGTTCAGCGCCAGCAGGTTGGTCTGGCTGGCGATGTCGGAAATCAGCGTCACCACGTCGCCGACGGTGCGGGCGGCGCCCGACAGCTCGCTCACCACATGGTTGGTGCGCTCGGCCTCGTCCGCGGCGTTGGCGGCGACGTTGGCCACCTCTTCCACCTTGCGGGCGATGTCGTTCATGGACGACGACAGCTCCTCGGTGGCGGCGGCGACGCAATCGACGCTGGATCCGGTCTGGGCGGCGGCGGCGGCCACCGACGACGCCTTGCCCGTCGCGGTCTGGGCGTCGGATTCCATGGTGCGGGCGGTCACCTCAAGCTGATGGGCGGTGCCGGCCACCTCGGCGCAGACCTGGCGGATGTGCCCTTCGAACCGTTCGGTCACCCCGGCGAAGCCCTTGACCTTTTCCGCCATGGCGCCGGTGGCGGCGTTGATGGTGCTGCTGGCGCGCAGGAAGCTGCCCTGCATGCCGGTCAGCACGATGCGGCGGAAATACTTGTTGGACGACACATAGTGCATGGACGCCGCCGCTTCGCGGATGAAGGCGTCGGTGCGGTCGATCATGTCGTTGATCGCGTGCATCATGTCGCCCAGGTCGCCGCCCTGGTCCACCGGGGTCACGCGGGCCTCGAAATCCCCGTGGGCGACGGCGTTGCAGACGGCGGCGGTGCGCCGGATGGCGGCGTTGGCCCGCTGCACGCTGACCAGGATGGCGGCCAGACCGGCCAGCGCCACCGCCGACACCCCCACCCGCACCCACGCGTCACCGATGCCGGTCAGGTCCAGGGCGATGGAGACGGCCACCGCGGCGGCGGCCCCGGCGGCGAACCACTGCGCCTTAGAGAGAGAAGACGAATTCGTCATACCCGATGCCCTTTTCCTGCAGCAGGCCGACGACGGTGGCGAACGCCGCCTCCATCCCCTTTTTGCGGTCGCTGTGGCTGTTTTCGATGTCGAGCAAGGTCCGGTAGAGCGGGATCACCTTGTCCACCGCCGCGCGGTCCGGCACCCGGCGGCTGGAATGGTACCCGACCACGTTGCCCGCCGCGTCGTAGCTGGGGGTGACGTGGGCGAAGACCCAGTAATGGTCGCCGTTGCGCGCCCGGTTCAGCACGTAGGCGAAGATCTCCTGGCCCGCGGCCAGGGTGTCCCATAACAGCTTGAAGACGCAGCGTGGCATGTCGGGATGCCGGACGATCGAATGGGGGGCGCCCATCAGATCGGTTTCGGTATAGCCGGCCACCCGTTGGAACACGCGGTTGGCATAGGTGATCCGGCCCCGGAGGTCTGTCTTGGAAACAATGACCTCGTTCTCGTCGAAAAACCGTTCGACCCCGGTCAGTGACACGTCGCGTCGTGACATGATGCCTCAAAGACCAGCCTGCGCAGGCCGGTTCTGTCTTTGGTTGTGCATTCCTCGCTCCCGGCCTTTCCCGGTGCGGCGCGTGCTTTGTCCGCCGCGGGATTGGCCGGAGATTTATAAGACTATAAACTTTCGGAGAGGTTTACATTTTGTCCGCCGAAAGGGCATGGGTATTTTTTGCTCTGCGGTAAAATGTCCCTTCGCAGATGCAACATCGTTACCCGGCCGCCACCCCTTTCTTACTCCGGCGGATGGGGCACCGTCAGCACCTGATTGATGGGAGGGGCGTCGATGATGGCGATTATTCCGTCGGGCCAGCGCACTTCGACCTGCTCCACCGATGCTGCACCGCCCAAACCGAAATGGGCCACCGGCTCGCCCTGGCACAGATAGCCCGACCCGGCGCACACCGCGCGCTTTTGCCGGCGGTCCCCGGCGGTGCAGGTGACGATGGCGCCGCGGGCCGGCGCGCCCGCGGGGGTCAGCGGCTGGACCCGCAGCCAATGGTTGCCGTTGGGGGCGGTGCGGTACAGCGACAGCGGCTGGGCAGCGCCCTCGCCATGGGAGATCAGCAGCTCCAGCCGGCCGTCGCCGTCGATGTCGGCGGCCACCGCGCCGCAACCCAGCCCCTTGGGCTCCGCCGCGTCGCCCAGGTCCAGCTCCACCCACCGCTCGTTGCGCCAGCCGAACAGCCGGTTGGGCGCGCCGTGCAGGTTGAAGAACAGCTCCTCGTAACCGTCGTTGTCGAAATCGGCGGCGATGACGTTGCGCACCGGGCCGGGCAGGGACATGTCGCCGTCGGCGGCATCGACGAAGCCGCCGCCCGACCGCTGGAGCCACAGGCGCTGCGGCCCTTCGGCATGCCCCACCAGCAGGTCCAGCAGACCGTCGCCGTCGGCGTCCAGCACCGCCACCCCGCGGGCCGCACTGCGCGAATCGGCGATGCCCCGCTCGCCGGCGATCTCTTCGAAGGAGCCGTCGCCCAGGTTGCGGAACAGGAAGTTCGGCCCCCCTTCGTTGGCGGCGAACAGGTCCATGCGCGCCGACATCAGCGGCAGCGCCACCAGCCCGCGGCCCTGGCCGATCAGGTCGATGCCGGCATCCTCGGCCATGTCGGCCAGCCGCCCGTGGCGCTGAAGCTCCAGCAGGCGCAGCGGCTGCCCCTCGCACGCGATGACGAAGCCGTAGCGCCCGGTGCCCGACCGGTCCATGGCCGCCACCGAACGGGCGGGGATGCGGGTGGCGAAGGTGGTGTTCTCCGACTGGCTCAGCAGATCGAACCAGCGCGTGCCGAAACAGGCGAACAGCCGGTCGGCGAACTCCTTGGTCCCCGCCGCCGGGTCGCCGGTGACGATGTAGAGTTCCTCCCGCCCGTCGCCGTCCAGGTCGGCGGCGGCCACCGCCAGGCTGGGGCGGGTGGCGTCGGCCAGCACCGCATCGGCGGTGTCCGTCAACCGGGTGCCATCCCATTTCAGAACGCGGTTCCCGTCACCGGTCACCAGGATTTCCAGGCGCCCGTCGCCGTCCACGTCGGCCACCGCCATCCCGTGGGAGGCCCGCGGTTCGTTGCCGGTCATCAGGTCCGTGCAGTCCAGGAACATCCGCCACCTCGTTCGCTTCAGGCCGCCCCGGCTGGCGCGGGACGCAGATTCTTTGACAGATACCCCCTCGCGGCGCCTGCGTAAACCCAGACGGAAGGCAGCCCGTAATCCCCGTGCGCGGGTGGCGCCTGTGCGGATGAGGGTGAATACGCGGGTATCCCGCGACATCTTGCCATCCCCCCGCGGCTGTGGTCCCATGGGTTTGCACGGTTCCGGCCCGCCGGACCGGAGCCACCCTGCCGTTCACCCGCGCCGAGGACTATTGGGGTATGGAATACGCCTTCACCGATGTGGATGGGGACGAAGGTATCCTGCTGTCGGGCCGCTTCACCTACGACGACAGCCGGAAATTCCACGACATGGTGGCCGATTGGGATTTCGGGCGTCGTCCCGACGTGCGGCTGGATTTCCGCTATCTGACGTTCCTGGATTCCACGGCCATCGGCATGCTGTTCATCCTGGCCAACCGCGCCCGCGACGCCCACGGCAGCGTCACCGTGCTGAACGCCCAGCCCTACATCGTCCAGACCATGAAGCGGGTCTCGCTGGACCAGTACGTCTTCCTGCGCTGAGGGGCGCCGTTTCCGCCGGCCCTGAAACGCCGAAAGGCCCGCCGTGGGGCGGGCCTTTTGTCGGGATACCCCCGGGTGGGGGTATGGTGCGGTCGAGAAGACTCGAACTTCCACTCCGGTTAAGGAACAGCGACCTCAACGCTGCGCGTCTACCAATTCCGCCACGACCGCATCGTGGTGTCTCCCAGACGTGCTGTCCGGGTGGAGCGGGGAGATATCAGATCCTCGCAGCGGGATCAAGACAAAAGAAATGCGGGCATTCACCGGAGGCACCGATTAAAATCGGCGTCCTCTCCCGGACCACCAGACGCGGCACCCCCAGCATGAGCGTTCCGGCCATCGAATGGCGCATCAGCGACGACCCGGTTCCCTATCCCGAGGCCCTGGCGGTCATGGACGAACGGGTGGAGGCCATCCGCGCCGGCACCGCGCCGGAAATGGTGTGGCTGCTGGAACATCCTCCCCTCTACACCGCCGGCACCAGCGCGCGGGACGAGGATCTGCTCCAGCCCGACCGCTTCCCCGTCTACCGCAGCGGGCGGGGCGGGCAGTTCACCTATCACGGGCCGGGCCAGCGGGTGGCCTATGTCATGCTCGACCTCAAGCGGCGCGGCGGCGACCTGCGCGCCTATGTCCACGATCTGGAGGAGTGGCTGATCCAGACCCTGGGCAGTTTCAACATCCGTGGCGAGCGCCGCGACGGGCGGGTCGGCATCTGGGTGGACAAGCGCCCCTATGGCGGGCTGGACGGGCAGGAGGACAAGATCGCCGCCATCGGCGTGCGGGTGCGCCGCTGGGTCAGCTTCCACGGGGTGGCGCTGAACGTGGACCCGGACCTGAGCCATTTCGGCGGCATCGTCCCCTGCGGCATCAGCCAGTACGGCGTGACCTCCATGGTGGCGCTGGGCCACCCGGTCACCCTGCCCGACGTGGACCTGGCCCTGATGCAGAGCTGGCAACGGGTGTTCGGGGGCGGGGAGGGCGCCTGACGCTCCCCCGTCAATACCCGTTGTTGCGCCCGTTGCCGGAATTGGCCCCGGCGGGGGCGGGGGCCGCCGACCCGGCGGTGCCGGCGTCGGGGGCCAGGGAGCGCAGCAGGGTGAGATCCTGGTTGTCGATGGCAATCACCATGCAGGCGGTGCTGTCGCCGTTGCGGAACAGGTAGATCTTGCTGCGGTCCGCCTTCTTGTCCTGATCGACGAGGTTCAGCCCGTGGCCGAAGGCCACCCCCAGCACCTCCCCCTTGAAGATGGCGCGGAAGCGTTTGGGAAGCTGTTCGCGGAACCGCCGGGCGGCGCAGGCGTCGGACAGGGGCTTGACCACGGTGCCGAATTTTCGCCAGTCCTCGTTCGAGCGCACGATCACCAGTTGGGGCGGCAGGGGAAAGCGCATGACCGGCGGGGCCAGCGGCAGGTCGTAGCCCCCCGGCGGCACGGGGGCTTGATGGTTGGGCTCGGTGCGCTGCAACGGCGTTTGCGCCGCCACCGGGGCCGCCGCGGTGGCCGCCAGCACCAGGGCCAGGATCGGAAGGACCGTTTTCATCATTCCGCAAGAGTCGGGTCGGCGGGGGCGGATTCCAAGGGGGCCGCGGCGGTGGGTTCCACCCGCTTGCGCGCCCGCGGGTGGGCGGCGTTGTAGACGGCCAGCAGCCGCTCGCTCTCCACCTCGGTGTAGCGCTGGGTGGTGGAGAGGGAGGCGTGGCCCAGAAGCTCCTGAATCGCGCGCAGATCCGCCCCGTCGTTCAGCAGGTGGGTGGCGAAGCTGTGGCGCAGCGCGTGGGGGGTCAGGCTGTCGGGCAGCCCCAGCAGCCGGCGCAGGTCGGCCATGGCCCGCTGCGCCACCGCCGGGGCCAGCCGCTTGCCGCGCGCCCCCAGGAACAGCGGCCCGTCCGGCCCCGGATCATAGGGGCATTGGGTCAGGTAATCCGCCACCGCCGCCCGCACCGCCGGCAGCACCGGCACCACCCGTTCCTTGCGCCCCTTGCCCAGCACGCGCAGGGCGTCGCCGCCGGGGGCGTCGCGGCGGTCCAGTGCCAGCGCCTCGCCGATGCGCAGGCCGCAGCCGTAGAGCAGGGTGAACAGGGCGCGGTTGCGGGCGGCGATCCACGGCTCGTCCACCTCGTCGCCCGCCGCGTCCATCACGCGGGCGGCGTCGGGTTCGGCCAGGGGGCGGGGGGCGGGGCGGCGCACCTTGGGCGTGGTCAATTGGCCGATGGCCGGGTTGTGCATCCGCCCGCTGCGGTCCAGCCAGCGGAACAGGTTGCGCACCGCCGCCAGTTCCCGCGCCCGGCTGGCCGCGGTCAGCCCGTCCATGGCCCGGCGCGACAGCCACGCGCGGAAATCCCGACCCTCCAGCGCCGCCAGCACCGCCAGCGACGGCGGCTGGCCGCCGCGGTATTCGGTGATGAAGCGCAGGAACAGCGCCACGTCGGCGGTGTAGGCCGACAGGGTGTGCGCCGACACCGTGCGCTCGCTGCCCAGCCAGCGCTGCCACGCCTCCAGCGCCGCGCACACATCGCCCTGTGCGGAAAAGCCCAGAAAACCGGCAGCCTTGGGTGTGCCCATATCACGGTCGTCCTGAAAGGGAGAGGCGGCGGCGGATGGTAGCACGGCCGGACGGGAATTCGGCATCGGTCCGAAGGGGGCGGGCACAAACACCGGGTTTTGGGTGTTCATGCCCGTGAAGGACAGCACGGGCGCCGCCCATCGGCCCCCGCCGAGGCCCCTTCCACCGCTTGAAGCGGCGCAAAGCCGTCACATGTCATCATCAGGGAGCATCACGCCGGGCATTCCGTTGGCCATGGCCGTGGAGGTTCGTTTGTTCAACCCCTTGATTACCGCAACCGCCGGCTGGTCCGCCGCCGTCGAGGAACGGTCGAAACGCCTGCTCTCCTTTCAGGTGGGGACGGAGGAGGATGGGGGCCGGCCCATCCGCATGTCCACCCTGTTCGCCCGCCGCGATCTCGATCCGGTGAACACCGCCCGTTACCTGATGGTGCTGCCGCCGCTGCAGGCGGTGAGCGAACTGGCCCGGCTGTTATCGGGGTGCACCATCGATGGTATCCCCTGTCCCGCCCCCGGCGCCGTTGCCCGGTCGGCCCTGTCCCATGCCGGGCGGGTGGTGGATCTGGAAGCCCTGTACCCCGAACGGCAGTTCGTGCTGTCCCTGCTGGCATCGCTGGCCGCGTTCCTTCAGCGCATGGGCGGGTGGGTGCCGTGATCCGGCGCCCATCCATAAAAAACTCTACAAATAAAAGACGGTCGTATGACCGGGATTTTCCCCCTGGCCCAAGGTCAGGGGGCGGCACGCCCTGTCTTCGCCTTGACGGCAGGCGGTTGCTGCGGAAAAATCCCTATTATGGAACAGAAAACCATCGATTATGAACGGTTCAGTGTCCTCGTGATCGAGGATCAGCCCTTTGTGCGGCGCACGATCATGCAGATTCTGATGCAGATCGGTTTCCGCCGCATCGCCGAGGCGGACAACGGCGAAACCGGCATGCAGGAATGCATCCGCACCACCCCCGACCTGATCGTGTGCGACATCGACATGAAGCCGGTCAGCGGGCTCCAGTTCCTGGAACGTCTGCGCGGCGCGGGGGAGGCGGTGGACAGCCGCACCCCGGTGGTGTTTCTGACCAACCACACCGAATCCGACATCGTGAAGCGGGCCATGGCGCTGGGCGTCAACGCCTTCGTCGTCAAGCCGCCGTCCATGTCCGCGCTGAAGGAACGGGTGGACCGGCTGCTGCCGGCCCTGACGCCCTGAGCCTTCGGGATCAAGCCTGCTTTTGGATCAATCCTTCAGGGGGTTGCCCGTCTCGCCGCCGAAACAGGCGTCGTGGTCGTCGCAGCACTCGCAGTTGGGCGATTTGCACAGCAGGAAGCCTTCGCGCTGGCAAAGCTGGCGGTAGAAGAACTTCTTCCACTTCATGTCGCCGCTGTTGGCCGCGACCAGAGCCGGGAAATGGCGGCGGAACAGGGTGCCCAGATCGCTGCGCCCGGCAAAGCCCATGTCCTGCCACAGATGGTTGGCGGCGTTGCAGCGGCGGGCGACGATGGCGGCCAGCCACTCCTCCTCCTCCGTCCGGCCGGCGCGGTGCTCCAGGATCATGGCGCGCAGGTCGGGTTCCTCATAGGTATCCTCGCCGGTGTCGTCCCCGTGGGGCAGGGCGGCCACCCGCGCGCCCATGGCCGGAACGTAACGGTCCGCCAGCCGTTCCAGCACGGCCCGCGTCAGGCCGGTGGCGTGAGTCAGGGGGCGGGGTTCGTCGGCGGCCAGCGCCAGGATCCGGGTGAAGAGATAGGCATCGGATACCCCCTCCACCGCCGGGGGGGGATGGCTGTCGTTGGTCACCGGGCTGCCGGCGGTGGGTTCCGTCTGACGTGTGTCGAGTTTCCGTACGATCACCGGACGATCCTCCGCGCAAACTTTCACCCGAACGTCATATTATCCTGCCTCAGTTCGCGGGCGCAGCAAAGCACTTTCGACTCGTTCGGGATCGGTTTCCGGCGCACCGCCGCCGGCCGGGAGAAAGCTGTCCAGCCGTTCCATGTGCGGGCGGGCGGCGTCGAGGGCGGCGCGCTCCATCTGGCGGTAGCGGTCCACCAGTTCCAGCCCGAAGGGGGTAAGGGTGGCGCCGCCGCCGGTGCGTCCGCCGGTGGT
This DNA window, taken from Azospirillum fermentarium, encodes the following:
- a CDS encoding methyl-accepting chemotaxis protein, which encodes MTNSSSLSKAQWFAAGAAAAVAVSIALDLTGIGDAWVRVGVSAVALAGLAAILVSVQRANAAIRRTAAVCNAVAHGDFEARVTPVDQGGDLGDMMHAINDMIDRTDAFIREAAASMHYVSSNKYFRRIVLTGMQGSFLRASSTINAATGAMAEKVKGFAGVTERFEGHIRQVCAEVAGTAHQLEVTARTMESDAQTATGKASSVAAAAAQTGSSVDCVAAATEELSSSMNDIARKVEEVANVAANAADEAERTNHVVSELSGAARTVGDVVTLISDIASQTNLLALNATIEAARAGEAGKGFAVVAQEVKRLADQTGRATGDIASQIANIQSSTDQAVGAIVGIARTIHDINGIAGGIASAIERQGGAIRNIVGSMEQAASGTRAVSDDIQDVTNAAERASGTAHEVFAASEQMAAQADRLTHEVQIFLEEIHKVA
- a CDS encoding PAS domain-containing protein, yielding MSRRDVSLTGVERFFDENEVIVSKTDLRGRITYANRVFQRVAGYTETDLMGAPHSIVRHPDMPRCVFKLLWDTLAAGQEIFAYVLNRARNGDHYWVFAHVTPSYDAAGNVVGYHSSRRVPDRAAVDKVIPLYRTLLDIENSHSDRKKGMEAAFATVVGLLQEKGIGYDEFVFSL
- a CDS encoding CRTAC1 family protein, whose protein sequence is MFLDCTDLMTGNEPRASHGMAVADVDGDGRLEILVTGDGNRVLKWDGTRLTDTADAVLADATRPSLAVAAADLDGDGREELYIVTGDPAAGTKEFADRLFACFGTRWFDLLSQSENTTFATRIPARSVAAMDRSGTGRYGFVIACEGQPLRLLELQRHGRLADMAEDAGIDLIGQGRGLVALPLMSARMDLFAANEGGPNFLFRNLGDGSFEEIAGERGIADSRSAARGVAVLDADGDGLLDLLVGHAEGPQRLWLQRSGGGFVDAADGDMSLPGPVRNVIAADFDNDGYEELFFNLHGAPNRLFGWRNERWVELDLGDAAEPKGLGCGAVAADIDGDGRLELLISHGEGAAQPLSLYRTAPNGNHWLRVQPLTPAGAPARGAIVTCTAGDRRQKRAVCAGSGYLCQGEPVAHFGLGGAASVEQVEVRWPDGIIAIIDAPPINQVLTVPHPPE
- a CDS encoding STAS domain-containing protein, whose product is MEYAFTDVDGDEGILLSGRFTYDDSRKFHDMVADWDFGRRPDVRLDFRYLTFLDSTAIGMLFILANRARDAHGSVTVLNAQPYIVQTMKRVSLDQYVFLR
- the lipB gene encoding lipoyl(octanoyl) transferase LipB; this translates as MSVPAIEWRISDDPVPYPEALAVMDERVEAIRAGTAPEMVWLLEHPPLYTAGTSARDEDLLQPDRFPVYRSGRGGQFTYHGPGQRVAYVMLDLKRRGGDLRAYVHDLEEWLIQTLGSFNIRGERRDGRVGIWVDKRPYGGLDGQEDKIAAIGVRVRRWVSFHGVALNVDPDLSHFGGIVPCGISQYGVTSMVALGHPVTLPDVDLALMQSWQRVFGGGEGA
- a CDS encoding tyrosine recombinase XerC, whose product is MGTPKAAGFLGFSAQGDVCAALEAWQRWLGSERTVSAHTLSAYTADVALFLRFITEYRGGQPPSLAVLAALEGRDFRAWLSRRAMDGLTAASRARELAAVRNLFRWLDRSGRMHNPAIGQLTTPKVRRPAPRPLAEPDAARVMDAAGDEVDEPWIAARNRALFTLLYGCGLRIGEALALDRRDAPGGDALRVLGKGRKERVVPVLPAVRAAVADYLTQCPYDPGPDGPLFLGARGKRLAPAVAQRAMADLRRLLGLPDSLTPHALRHSFATHLLNDGADLRAIQELLGHASLSTTQRYTEVESERLLAVYNAAHPRARKRVEPTAAAPLESAPADPTLAE
- a CDS encoding response regulator, whose product is MEQKTIDYERFSVLVIEDQPFVRRTIMQILMQIGFRRIAEADNGETGMQECIRTTPDLIVCDIDMKPVSGLQFLERLRGAGEAVDSRTPVVFLTNHTESDIVKRAMALGVNAFVVKPPSMSALKERVDRLLPALTP
- a CDS encoding nitrogen fixation protein NifQ; this encodes MIVRKLDTRQTEPTAGSPVTNDSHPPPAVEGVSDAYLFTRILALAADEPRPLTHATGLTRAVLERLADRYVPAMGARVAALPHGDDTGEDTYEEPDLRAMILEHRAGRTEEEEWLAAIVARRCNAANHLWQDMGFAGRSDLGTLFRRHFPALVAANSGDMKWKKFFYRQLCQREGFLLCKSPNCECCDDHDACFGGETGNPLKD